A single region of the Acinetobacter sp. WCHA45 genome encodes:
- a CDS encoding nitrate reductase: MNSIQNLEHSRSDHAQTLITKTTCPYCGVGCGVNVEVQHKTQGSNIKVSGDTEHPANFGRLCIKGSNLADTLGLETRVLNPMLGRKNHRNVTTWGVAIDKIATQFQACIEQYGPESVAFYVSGQLLTEDYYVVNKFVKGYLGTANIDTNSRLCMSSAVAAHKRSFGEDIVPASYEDFEHADMVVLVGSNTAWCHPVLYQRIMQAKSQNPNLFVVVVDPRFTSTCEQADLHLPILPGQDVALFKGLLQYLYQHGYADHEFVESYTEGLQALLEANRTEQDFKAVAKRTGISEEKLQLFFDKFATTEKVVTLFSMGVNQSSQGVNKANSIINCHLLTGKIGKLGAAPFSMTGQPNAMGGREVGGLANMLAAHLDIDNATHQNLVQSFWNSPTIATQAGLKAVDLFQAVESGKIKAIWIMATNPVVSLPDADQVKRALDKCEFVVVSDICSDTDTTAYADILLPALGWGEKDGTVTNSERRISRQRAFLASPKQAKADWWAVAEVAKKLGFSGFDFSNACDIFNEHAALSAYQNASLAERDQVENFRYFNLKGLTNLSLEEYNELKPTQWPVWEKGQTTSVKQLFGQGEFSYASRKAKLIPTIAIDPVHSVSEDYPLILNTGRIRDQWHTMTRTGLSANLTTHRAEPFCEIHPNDALKFGIRDKALVEVKSQWGSCVLRVTLAQGVRRGQIFAPIHWTEQVASDARIGKVVNPVVDAISGEPEFKHTPVSIQPFHTTWQGVLYVREGFEHQIKASLQTCAWWTKIKTAKAMRYELADRHSIDQTQKNLKTFLPFVDETYEWLSIEDISSQLSHSIVLKDGILIASLYIAPAELLPDRDWVASLFKRERLSALHRKALLAGMPMSAANNDGPLVCSCFKVGKNKIIEAIKTQNITHEKQVTACLKAGGNCGSCLPEIRGLIKTCQLEAEA; the protein is encoded by the coding sequence ATGAACAGTATTCAAAATTTAGAACACAGTCGCTCCGATCATGCACAAACACTCATTACAAAAACAACTTGTCCATATTGTGGCGTTGGATGTGGTGTTAATGTTGAAGTTCAACATAAAACACAAGGTTCAAATATTAAAGTTTCAGGAGATACAGAACACCCTGCAAATTTTGGGCGACTCTGTATTAAAGGGAGCAATTTAGCAGATACCTTAGGGTTGGAAACCCGTGTTTTAAATCCGATGTTGGGACGCAAAAATCACCGTAATGTGACAACATGGGGTGTTGCAATTGACAAAATTGCAACTCAATTTCAGGCATGTATTGAGCAATATGGACCCGAAAGTGTGGCATTTTATGTTTCGGGGCAGTTATTAACTGAAGATTATTATGTGGTAAATAAATTCGTAAAGGGTTATTTAGGCACAGCCAATATTGATACCAATTCACGTCTGTGCATGTCTTCAGCCGTGGCTGCGCATAAACGTAGCTTTGGTGAAGATATTGTACCTGCAAGTTATGAAGACTTTGAACATGCTGATATGGTGGTATTGGTTGGTTCAAATACAGCATGGTGTCATCCAGTGTTGTATCAACGGATTATGCAAGCGAAGAGTCAAAATCCTAATTTATTTGTGGTTGTCGTCGATCCACGATTTACGAGCACTTGTGAGCAAGCAGATTTGCATTTGCCAATCTTGCCAGGTCAAGATGTGGCTTTGTTTAAAGGATTATTACAATATTTATATCAACATGGTTATGCTGATCATGAGTTTGTTGAATCTTACACAGAGGGGCTTCAAGCACTTTTAGAAGCGAATCGAACTGAACAAGATTTTAAAGCTGTTGCCAAACGCACAGGTATTTCAGAAGAAAAATTACAATTGTTTTTTGATAAATTTGCCACAACTGAAAAAGTAGTGACTCTTTTTTCAATGGGAGTTAATCAATCATCTCAAGGGGTGAATAAAGCCAATAGTATTATCAACTGTCATTTGCTGACGGGTAAAATTGGTAAGCTAGGCGCTGCTCCATTTTCAATGACTGGACAACCTAATGCGATGGGTGGTCGTGAGGTTGGTGGACTGGCCAATATGTTGGCAGCACACTTGGATATTGATAATGCAACGCATCAAAATTTGGTGCAAAGTTTTTGGAATAGCCCAACCATTGCGACACAAGCTGGACTTAAAGCAGTTGATTTGTTTCAAGCGGTTGAAAGTGGAAAAATTAAAGCAATCTGGATTATGGCGACCAATCCTGTGGTAAGTCTGCCTGATGCCGATCAAGTGAAACGAGCATTGGATAAATGTGAATTTGTCGTTGTTTCAGATATCTGTTCCGATACCGATACCACGGCTTATGCTGATATTTTGCTACCAGCATTAGGTTGGGGTGAAAAAGATGGAACGGTAACTAACTCAGAACGTCGAATTTCACGTCAACGCGCATTTTTAGCTTCACCAAAACAAGCCAAAGCAGATTGGTGGGCTGTTGCTGAAGTTGCAAAAAAACTTGGTTTTTCTGGTTTTGATTTTAGCAATGCGTGTGACATCTTTAATGAGCATGCTGCATTGTCAGCATATCAAAATGCAAGTTTAGCTGAACGTGATCAGGTAGAAAATTTTCGTTATTTTAATTTAAAAGGTTTAACCAATCTAAGTCTTGAAGAATATAACGAGCTAAAACCAACTCAGTGGCCTGTGTGGGAAAAAGGTCAGACGACATCGGTTAAGCAACTTTTTGGTCAAGGCGAGTTTAGTTATGCTTCTCGTAAAGCAAAACTTATTCCAACGATCGCAATCGATCCCGTACACTCAGTTTCTGAAGATTATCCATTAATTCTGAATACGGGGCGTATTCGGGATCAATGGCATACCATGACACGTACAGGTTTATCAGCAAATTTGACCACACATCGTGCTGAACCATTTTGTGAGATTCATCCAAACGATGCGCTTAAATTTGGTATTCGCGATAAAGCATTGGTTGAAGTGAAGTCGCAATGGGGAAGTTGTGTATTACGTGTGACATTGGCTCAAGGTGTTCGTCGTGGACAAATCTTTGCCCCGATTCATTGGACAGAACAAGTTGCCTCAGATGCTCGGATTGGTAAAGTAGTTAACCCTGTTGTGGATGCAATTTCAGGTGAACCTGAGTTTAAGCATACGCCAGTATCAATACAGCCTTTCCATACGACTTGGCAAGGTGTTTTATATGTTCGAGAAGGGTTCGAACATCAAATCAAAGCATCTTTACAGACTTGTGCTTGGTGGACAAAAATCAAAACTGCAAAAGCAATGCGTTATGAGCTTGCGGATCGACACAGTATTGATCAAACTCAGAAAAACTTAAAAACCTTTTTACCTTTTGTCGATGAAACATATGAATGGTTAAGTATTGAGGATATTTCATCGCAACTCAGTCATAGTATTGTACTCAAAGATGGGATTTTAATCGCAAGTCTTTATATTGCACCTGCTGAGTTATTACCTGATCGTGATTGGGTTGCAAGTTTATTTAAGCGTGAGCGATTAAGTGCCTTGCACCGTAAAGCATTGTTGGCAGGTATGCCAATGTCTGCTGCTAATAACGATGGTCCATTGGTGTGTAGTTGTTTCAAAGTAGGAAAAAACAAGATTATTGAAGCAATCAAAACTCAAAATATCACACATGAAAAGCAAGTCACGGCATGTTTAAAAGCGGGTGGTAA